The following proteins are encoded in a genomic region of Cydia strobilella chromosome 19, ilCydStro3.1, whole genome shotgun sequence:
- the LOC134750329 gene encoding uncharacterized protein LOC134750329 has translation MARSGAMALTLDKFECGGEPTSLGIRWERWKRALRIYIDAAGIEKSEKKRASLLHFGGQELQEIFFNIPDPDIEEGGPRRDVFEIALAKLDSYFSPKQSKVYERHLFRQLKQEINEKFEKFLVRLRQQAVKCQFHNEEENIIDQIIEKGSSSELRKKILRAGDDMTLEKIITVANSLEAVNRQLEDFDDKAASKEGVNRISINK, from the coding sequence ATGGCACGTTCAGGGGCCATGGCGCTGACGCTGGACAAGTTTGAATGTGGAGGTGAACCAACTTCCTTGGGAATACGATGGGAACGTTGGAAGAGAGCACTCCGAATATATATAGATGCAGCGGGCATAGAAAAAAGTGAAAAGAAGAGAGCCAGTCTTCTTCATTTTGGGGGACAAGAATTGCAGGAGATTTTCTTCAATATCCCAGATCCAGATATTGAGGAGGGAGGACCTAGAAGAGATGTGTTTGAAATTGCATTAGCAAAGCTAGACTCTTACTTCTCACCAAAACAAAGTAAAGTGTATGAAAGACATTTATTCAGACAATTGAAACAAGAAATTAAcgaaaaatttgagaaatttttaGTACGATTAAGGCAGCAGGCGGTCAAATGTCAATTTCATAATGAAGAGGAAAACATAATAGACCAAATTATTGAAAAGGGCTCCTCAAGCGAATTGAGAAAGAAGATTTTACGCGCAGGGGACGACATGACCTTAGAAAAGATAATCACGGTGGCCAATTCTTTGGAAGCCGTGAACAGGCAGCTGGAAGATTTTGACGACAAAGCGGCAAGCAAGGAAGGAGTAAATcgaataagtataaataaataa
- the LOC134750396 gene encoding uncharacterized protein LOC134750396: MMIKRFAEFEAALQTASPQCDTIEALSAELQKFKQLTLGMVTAINAQITALSNSIDHIEMRHRRKYLLFAGVPEASGENVAETISAICQDRLQLAEASSSSFSVCHRLGAATAGRTRVILVRCNNPAVKDAIWRKKTALKGSSVVVSEYLTRERQAVFLEARKHYGMRSVWSLEGTIFVKVSAGKTRRVVTAEQLRKLVSECPPPAPQEAATTSGTAAAATGLDDDKASKNASVTMTRSTRRAKTNLK, translated from the coding sequence ATGATGATAAAACGATTTGCTGAGTTTGAAGCAGCCCTACAGACAGCCTCTCCGCAGTGTGACACAATTGAAGCTTTAAGTGCGGAGCTGCAAAAATTCAAGCAGTTGACTCTAGGTATGGTAACGGCTATCAATGCACAAATCACAGCACTAAGCAACAGCATCGACCACATTGAAATGCGTCACCGGCGTAAATATCTGCTGTTCGCGGGCGTTCCGGAGGCCTCGGGCGAAAATGTGGCCGAGACAATTTCCGCCATATGCCAGGACAGACTGCAGCTTGCGGAGGCTTCGTCGTCGTCCTTCTCCGTGTGCCACAGGCTTGGTGCTGCTACCGCGGGGCGTACTCGGGTTATTTTGGTGCGCTGCAACAACCCAGCAGTCAAAGATGCGATTTGGAGGAAGAAGACTGCGCTTAAGGGATCTTCTGTTGTTGTATCGGAGTACTTGACACGTGAACGGCAAGCCGTATTTCTCGAAGCCCGTAAGCATTACGGCATGCGTAGTGTCTGGAGTTTGGAAGGTACTATTTTCGTCAAGGTCTCGGCCGGCAAGACGCGTCGGGTGGTTACGGCGGAGCAGCTGCGTAAGCTGGTCAGCGAGTGCCCACCTCCCGCCCCACAAGAAGCTGCGACGACCAGTGGCACGGCTGCAGCCGCTACGGGCCTTGATGATGATAAGGCTTCAAAGAACGCCAGCGTCACGATGACTCGTAGTACGAGGCGAGCCAAAACAAATTTGAAATAA